The Raphanus sativus cultivar WK10039 chromosome 2, ASM80110v3, whole genome shotgun sequence genome includes a region encoding these proteins:
- the LOC108839966 gene encoding uncharacterized protein LOC108839966, whose amino-acid sequence MKKSKKTSVEMELCFKLRSFSCPSPVSSVKDGRLFNSVSFFDMKRSSHQRPKRRSSSSSSTTAIPALVETAVSVAIAATVVGTAATLLVRRSTKASEEAEAYMKECEVCGGSGICSECKGEGFVLKKLSDENAEKARLTAKNMATRYTAGLPKKWSYCTKCSSTRSCITCGGSGKISF is encoded by the exons AtgaaaaaatcgaaaaaaaccTCAGTTGAGATGGAGCTCTGTTTCAAGCTGCGGTCTTTTTCATGTCCCTCCCCTGTTTCTA GTGTTAAGGATGGGAGGTTATTTAACTCAGTCTCGTTCTTTGATATGAAAAGATCCTCACATCAAAGACCTAAGAGGAggtcatcttcatcatcatcaacaacagcCATTCCTGCTTTAGTTGAAACAGCTGTTTCTGTAGCGATTGCAGCCACGGTTGTTGGCACTGCAGCCACTCTTCTTGTTCGGAGAAGTACCAAAGCCTCCGAAGAAGCCGAG GCTTATATGAAAGAATGTGAAGTTTGTGGCGGTTCAGGAATCTGTTCTGAGTGCAAGGGTGAAGGGTTTGTTCTGAAGAAACTATCTGATGAAAATGCTGAGAAGGCAAGGCTCACTGCAAAGAACATGGCCACCCGATATACAGCCGG GCTTCCCAAGAAATGGAGCTACTGCACTAAATGTTCTTCAACGCGATCTTGTATCACGTGTGGTGGAAGTGGAAAGATAAGCTTCTAG